One segment of Pyrococcus sp. ST04 DNA contains the following:
- a CDS encoding GbsR/MarR family transcriptional regulator produces MGIEEAKKIIMETFANTARRLGQSELIGYIYGALFLAKEPLSLSEISSITGYSLSHVSSAMKVLEGVGLVQRIKKPGDRKAYFIATKNFGEWRSSAFYENILRDIEETRENLLKALKEVENDDSEEAKEIREKIQMALKRNEIAKKLLSIVMKFKSEEELLETLEKCLEKN; encoded by the coding sequence ATGGGCATTGAAGAGGCAAAGAAGATAATAATGGAGACATTTGCAAACACGGCGAGGAGATTGGGTCAGAGCGAGCTCATAGGTTACATTTATGGTGCCTTGTTTTTAGCTAAAGAACCCTTAAGCTTGAGTGAAATCTCTTCAATAACGGGTTATTCTCTCTCACACGTTAGTTCTGCCATGAAAGTTCTGGAGGGAGTTGGGCTTGTTCAGAGGATTAAGAAGCCGGGTGATAGGAAAGCCTACTTCATTGCAACGAAAAACTTCGGAGAGTGGAGAAGCTCTGCGTTCTATGAAAATATACTGAGAGATATAGAGGAGACTAGAGAAAACCTTCTCAAAGCTCTGAAAGAAGTTGAGAACGATGATAGTGAGGAAGCAAAAGAAATCAGGGAAAAGATACAGATGGCGTTGAAGAGGAATGAAATAGCAAAAAAGCTATTGTCAATAGTGATGAAGTTCAAATCAGAAGAAGAGCTCCTTGAAACTCTCGAAAAGTGTTTAGAAAAAAATTAA
- the hisS gene encoding histidine--tRNA ligase yields MIERVKGTRDFLPEDMVKRRWVFERIRQVFERYNFKEILTPVMEYTKLFELRSGEEVVKQLYAFKDKGGRDVSLRPDMTSSVARLYVNSFQNAPKPIKWYYIANMFRYEEPQSGRYREFWQAGVELIGSEKIEADAEVISLFVESYLSTGLRDFTVNIGDRILLDEFAKMLGVKDDIGLMRIIDKKDKLTREEFVEELKKFGLDEAKIEKVLSLIEIKGKASEVLPKAEELFTSEEAKKEIKKLYSLIDLLDAYGVSKWIRIDLGIARGFDYYTSIVFEAIAPNELGIGSIGGGGRYDNLIEVFGGKPTPATGFAIGIERLIPILEWKGLIPQPRLSPDVYVVPVGGVNKEAIMIAASLRKSGIKTEVELMGRKLRKALDYANRIGVRLTIIVGKKDLEKGVVTVRDMESGEQKEISLEKVSEEIKNLLKS; encoded by the coding sequence ATGATAGAGAGGGTTAAGGGAACTCGAGACTTCCTACCCGAAGATATGGTAAAGAGAAGATGGGTATTTGAGAGAATAAGGCAGGTTTTTGAGAGGTACAATTTTAAAGAAATTCTAACTCCAGTGATGGAATACACAAAGCTTTTCGAGCTTAGAAGTGGTGAGGAAGTAGTTAAGCAACTTTACGCATTTAAGGATAAAGGAGGAAGAGACGTTTCTCTAAGACCGGACATGACCTCAAGCGTTGCGAGATTATATGTTAACTCATTTCAGAACGCCCCAAAGCCAATAAAATGGTACTACATAGCAAACATGTTCCGATATGAAGAGCCCCAGAGCGGAAGGTACAGAGAGTTCTGGCAGGCGGGAGTAGAACTGATAGGGAGTGAAAAAATAGAGGCAGATGCAGAGGTGATAAGCTTATTCGTTGAAAGCTATCTCTCTACTGGGCTTAGAGATTTCACAGTCAACATAGGAGATAGGATACTTTTAGACGAATTCGCCAAGATGCTTGGAGTTAAAGACGATATAGGATTAATGAGAATAATAGATAAGAAAGACAAGCTGACGAGGGAAGAGTTCGTAGAAGAGCTCAAAAAGTTTGGCCTTGATGAAGCAAAAATCGAGAAAGTTCTAAGCCTTATAGAAATAAAGGGCAAGGCCAGTGAAGTTCTACCAAAAGCTGAAGAGCTATTTACAAGTGAAGAAGCTAAGAAAGAAATCAAAAAACTATATTCCCTTATAGACCTGCTTGATGCCTATGGAGTGTCTAAATGGATCAGAATAGATCTTGGTATAGCGAGGGGCTTTGACTACTACACCAGTATAGTCTTTGAAGCAATTGCTCCCAATGAACTGGGGATAGGCTCCATAGGGGGAGGAGGAAGGTATGACAATCTTATAGAGGTCTTTGGAGGAAAACCAACCCCCGCCACAGGTTTTGCAATTGGAATTGAAAGGCTAATCCCAATTCTCGAGTGGAAGGGGTTAATACCGCAACCTAGACTGAGTCCAGATGTTTACGTTGTTCCCGTAGGGGGAGTAAACAAAGAGGCAATAATGATAGCAGCTTCCCTCAGAAAGAGTGGCATAAAGACAGAAGTAGAGCTAATGGGAAGAAAGTTGAGAAAAGCATTGGACTATGCAAACAGAATTGGGGTAAGACTTACAATAATAGTTGGAAAAAAGGATCTCGAGAAGGGCGTTGTCACGGTCAGAGACATGGAAAGCGGTGAACAAAAGGAAATCAGCTTAGAGAAAGTGAGTGAGGAAATTAAAAACCTTTTAAAGTCCTAA
- a CDS encoding glycine C-acetyltransferase, with amino-acid sequence MGKLDWIKEELEELKKKGLYVTIRVVQSAQGPWIIVNGKKVLNMCSNNYLGLAAHPKIKEAAIRAILDYGVGAGAVRTIAGTMDLHVELEEKLAKFKKREAAILFQSGYNANLGAISALLRKGEDGVFLSEELNHASIIDGMRLSGAPKVIYKHLDMDDLKKKLEENKDKKKKIIVTDGVFSMDGDLAPLPEIVELAEQYDAIVYVDDAHGEGVLGDHGRGIVDHFNLHDKVDFEMGTLSKAFGVIGGYVAGPEEAIEYLKQRARPFLFSSAMNPPDVAAAIAAVEILQKSDDLVKKLWDNTHYLQKGLRDLGYDLGNTKHPITPVMLYDEKLAQEFSRRLFEEYNIFAQAIVYPTVPLGTARIRLEPSAAHTKEDLKLVIDAFEDLGKKTGFLK; translated from the coding sequence ATGGGAAAGCTTGACTGGATAAAAGAGGAACTTGAAGAACTTAAGAAGAAAGGCCTTTATGTGACTATTAGAGTCGTACAGAGCGCTCAGGGGCCATGGATAATTGTCAACGGGAAGAAAGTTTTGAACATGTGTTCAAACAATTATCTCGGCTTAGCCGCACATCCAAAGATTAAGGAGGCAGCAATAAGGGCCATTCTGGATTATGGAGTAGGTGCTGGGGCTGTTAGAACGATAGCTGGAACAATGGATCTCCACGTTGAACTCGAGGAGAAGCTTGCGAAGTTCAAGAAGAGAGAAGCCGCGATACTCTTCCAAAGCGGTTACAATGCTAATCTTGGAGCAATAAGTGCCCTCCTAAGGAAAGGTGAGGATGGTGTATTCCTTAGTGAGGAGTTGAATCACGCAAGCATAATTGATGGAATGAGGCTTAGTGGAGCACCAAAGGTAATCTACAAGCACCTTGACATGGATGATCTGAAGAAGAAGTTAGAAGAAAACAAGGACAAAAAGAAGAAGATAATAGTTACCGATGGTGTCTTTTCAATGGATGGTGACCTTGCTCCACTCCCAGAAATAGTTGAGCTTGCCGAGCAGTATGATGCAATAGTTTATGTTGATGACGCACATGGGGAAGGAGTACTGGGGGATCATGGAAGGGGAATAGTTGACCACTTCAACCTCCACGACAAAGTTGACTTCGAAATGGGAACCCTCAGTAAGGCCTTTGGAGTAATAGGAGGGTATGTTGCCGGCCCCGAAGAAGCCATTGAGTACTTAAAGCAGAGGGCTAGGCCGTTCCTGTTCTCAAGTGCAATGAACCCACCAGACGTTGCTGCCGCGATAGCCGCTGTTGAAATCCTCCAGAAAAGTGATGATCTCGTTAAGAAGCTTTGGGACAACACTCACTACTTACAGAAAGGATTACGTGATCTTGGCTATGATCTTGGAAACACCAAGCATCCAATAACTCCTGTTATGCTTTATGATGAGAAGCTTGCCCAGGAGTTCTCAAGGAGACTGTTTGAAGAGTACAACATATTCGCACAGGCAATTGTGTATCCAACGGTTCCACTTGGCACGGCAAGAATAAGGCTCGAACCCTCTGCCGCACACACAAAGGAAGATCTTAAGCTTGTTATAGATGCCTTTGAGGATCTTGGAAAGAAGACCGGATTTTTGAAGTGA
- the endA gene encoding tRNA-intron lyase — translation MKKVIEFYLSGDRVYSEREKAINQLHNNRGYGEVKGKRLFLSLIEAAYLIERGWIKVLDNGRELTFDEVFSLGKKRDEDFDIKFLVYKDLRDRGYIVKSGLKFGSHFRVYRKGAEHSDWLIWVLRENQKLSPNDITARARVAHGVRKSMIMAIVDEDNDIVYYKIEWTKF, via the coding sequence ATGAAGAAGGTCATAGAATTCTACTTAAGTGGAGACAGAGTTTACAGCGAGAGAGAGAAGGCCATAAATCAGCTTCATAACAACAGAGGTTATGGAGAGGTAAAAGGAAAAAGGCTATTTCTATCCCTAATTGAGGCAGCATACCTTATAGAAAGGGGATGGATTAAAGTTTTAGACAATGGAAGAGAACTCACCTTTGATGAAGTGTTTTCCCTAGGAAAGAAAAGGGATGAAGACTTTGATATCAAGTTTCTCGTCTACAAGGATCTTAGGGATAGGGGATATATTGTCAAATCTGGCCTTAAGTTTGGATCGCATTTTAGGGTTTATAGAAAAGGAGCTGAGCATTCAGACTGGTTAATTTGGGTTCTCAGGGAAAACCAAAAACTTTCACCAAACGACATTACGGCAAGGGCAAGAGTTGCTCACGGAGTTAGGAAGAGCATGATAATGGCAATCGTTGATGAGGACAATGATATAGTATATTACAAAATTGAATGGACGAAGTTTTAA
- the rimI gene encoding ribosomal protein S18-alanine N-acetyltransferase: MEDVASPESRPKRKIPIALVTIRPAKLFDIAYIMRIEHLSFREKYPRGLFLTFLESNPETFLVAEYNGQVIGYVMGYLKPDMEGHIMSIAVHPDYRGNGIGKALMVAVINKLFKKGARWIGLEVRVSNERAINLYKKLGFKIVKRIISYYSDGEDAYYMILRPEDWERVKLA, translated from the coding sequence ATGGAAGACGTTGCCTCCCCAGAATCAAGACCCAAAAGAAAAATCCCAATAGCTCTTGTTACTATACGACCAGCTAAGTTATTTGACATAGCATACATCATGAGAATAGAACATCTATCATTCAGGGAGAAATACCCAAGAGGACTGTTCCTCACATTCCTCGAATCAAACCCTGAAACTTTTCTTGTAGCTGAGTATAACGGCCAGGTTATAGGTTACGTTATGGGCTATTTAAAGCCGGATATGGAAGGTCATATAATGAGCATAGCAGTTCATCCAGATTATAGAGGGAATGGAATAGGAAAGGCCCTAATGGTTGCCGTTATAAATAAGCTGTTCAAGAAGGGAGCAAGGTGGATAGGGCTTGAAGTTAGAGTAAGTAATGAGAGAGCAATAAACCTCTACAAAAAGCTTGGCTTTAAAATAGTCAAAAGGATAATAAGCTACTATTCCGACGGAGAAGATGCATATTATATGATATTAAGGCCAGAGGATTGGGAGAGGGTGAAACTTGCATGA
- a CDS encoding class I SAM-dependent methyltransferase, with the protein MHELYTVLARYYDSIYRRRIEEIRLEIDFLEEIFKNDAEREVRRVLDLACGTGIPSLELARRGYEVVGVDLHEEMLKIAREKAKSLGLNIRFIREDALKISFSEEFDAVTMLFSSIAYFDEDSLVELLRRVYKALREGGVFVADFGMWFSVKSNHPVIWSEFHGEEKLILIDWREVFPGIQKMRFRRVVQIIKPDGTTKSFLVDDELNLYTPREMSLIGKTIFKKVSIYSDYQRKLSERPRRIWAVFIK; encoded by the coding sequence ATGCATGAGTTGTATACAGTCCTCGCCAGATATTATGATTCAATATATCGGAGAAGGATTGAGGAGATAAGGTTGGAGATTGACTTTCTGGAGGAGATATTTAAGAACGATGCCGAACGAGAAGTTAGGAGAGTTCTTGATCTGGCATGTGGGACAGGTATTCCGAGTCTAGAGCTAGCGAGGAGGGGATATGAGGTTGTTGGGGTTGATCTGCATGAGGAAATGCTTAAGATAGCTAGGGAAAAAGCAAAGTCATTGGGACTCAACATAAGGTTTATCAGGGAAGATGCTCTTAAGATTAGCTTTTCAGAAGAGTTTGATGCCGTGACAATGCTATTTTCAAGCATAGCATACTTCGATGAGGACAGTCTTGTTGAGTTGCTCCGCAGGGTTTACAAGGCCCTAAGAGAGGGAGGTGTATTTGTGGCAGATTTTGGTATGTGGTTCTCTGTTAAATCTAACCATCCTGTAATCTGGAGTGAGTTTCATGGAGAAGAAAAACTTATACTCATTGATTGGAGGGAAGTTTTCCCTGGAATCCAAAAGATGAGGTTTAGGAGAGTTGTTCAGATTATAAAACCTGATGGAACAACTAAATCATTTCTTGTGGATGATGAGCTTAATCTTTACACTCCTAGGGAGATGAGCCTTATAGGGAAGACGATTTTTAAAAAGGTTAGTATATATTCGGATTATCAAAGAAAGCTGTCCGAGAGACCCAGGAGGATATGGGCAGTTTTCATTAAATGA
- the alaS gene encoding alanine--tRNA ligase: MIKTRMFEEEGWIRKTCKVCGKPFWTLDPDRETCGDPPCDEYQFIGKPGIPKKYTLDEMREKFLSFFEKKGHGRVKRYPVLPRWRDDVLLVGASIMDFQPWVISGEADPPANPLTISQPSIRFTDIDNVGITGRHFTIFEMMAHHAFNYPGKPIYWIDETVELAFEFFTKELKMKPEDITFKENPWAGGGNAGPAFEVLYRGLEVATLVFMQYKKAPENAPEDQVVIIKGEKYVPMETKVVDTGYGLERLVWMSQGTPTAYDAVLGYVVEPLKKMAGVEKIDERILMENSRLAGMFDIEDMGDLRYLREQVAKRVGISVDELERLIRPYELIYAIADHTKALTFMLADGVIPSNVKAGYLARLLIRKSIRHLRELGLEVPLSEIVAMHIKELHKTFPEFKEMEDIILEIIDIEEKKYAETLRRGSDLVRREVAKLKKRGINEIPLEKLITFYESHGLTPEIVKEIAEKEGVNVKIPDNFYSLVAKEAEKQIKEEEKEIIDFELVKDLPDTRTLYYEDPFMKEFEAKVLRVVDDWVILDATAFYPEGGGQPYDTGVLEVNGEAVKVVNVQKVGKVILHKVERPEKFKEGIKVRGKIDWARRIQHMRHHTGTHVLMGALVRVLGKHVWQAGSQLSTDWARLDISHYKRITEEELKKIEELANRIVMENRKVTWEWLPRTQAEQKYGFRLYQGGVVPGREIRVVKIEDWDVQACGGTHLPYTGLVGPIKILRTERIQDGVERIIFACGEAAVKEWQRERDLLKKTSQILRVPPEKVPETAERFFNEWKEARKEVEKLRKELAKLLVYELEGKVERVGDVEFIGAIVDGTMDDLREAANKLRKENRVVVLIGNQGHFVVAVGDGVNLNAGELAKVITSVAGGGGGGKKELAQGRVKDIGKAENAIKEIRKRLL, from the coding sequence ATGATAAAAACAAGAATGTTTGAGGAGGAAGGCTGGATTAGGAAGACTTGCAAAGTTTGCGGTAAACCCTTCTGGACGCTGGATCCAGACAGGGAGACGTGTGGCGATCCTCCATGTGACGAGTACCAGTTCATAGGGAAGCCAGGAATTCCAAAGAAGTATACATTGGATGAAATGAGAGAGAAGTTCCTGAGCTTCTTTGAAAAGAAGGGGCATGGAAGAGTGAAAAGATATCCAGTACTTCCAAGGTGGAGGGATGATGTCCTTCTTGTTGGAGCTTCAATAATGGATTTTCAGCCTTGGGTCATAAGTGGGGAAGCTGACCCACCCGCTAACCCATTGACAATAAGTCAGCCTTCAATAAGATTTACCGACATAGATAACGTTGGAATAACAGGGAGGCACTTTACGATATTTGAAATGATGGCTCACCATGCATTCAACTATCCTGGGAAGCCAATATACTGGATAGATGAAACTGTGGAGCTAGCATTTGAATTCTTCACCAAGGAACTGAAGATGAAACCTGAGGACATCACGTTTAAAGAGAATCCATGGGCGGGTGGAGGAAACGCTGGACCAGCTTTTGAAGTTCTTTACAGGGGGCTTGAGGTTGCTACCCTAGTGTTTATGCAGTACAAAAAAGCTCCAGAAAACGCTCCCGAGGATCAGGTGGTTATAATAAAGGGAGAGAAGTACGTTCCAATGGAAACCAAAGTTGTCGATACTGGATATGGACTAGAAAGGCTCGTTTGGATGAGCCAGGGAACTCCAACAGCTTACGATGCCGTTCTTGGCTATGTTGTAGAACCTCTGAAGAAGATGGCAGGAGTTGAAAAAATAGATGAGCGCATTTTGATGGAGAACTCTAGACTTGCAGGAATGTTTGACATTGAAGACATGGGAGATCTAAGGTATCTCAGAGAACAAGTAGCCAAGAGGGTCGGAATAAGCGTTGACGAGCTGGAGAGACTTATAAGGCCGTATGAGCTAATATACGCCATAGCTGATCACACAAAGGCCCTAACATTCATGTTGGCCGATGGCGTCATCCCCTCCAATGTTAAGGCTGGGTATCTTGCCAGGCTACTCATAAGAAAGAGCATAAGGCATCTGAGAGAGCTTGGGCTTGAAGTTCCATTGTCGGAGATCGTTGCAATGCACATAAAGGAGCTACACAAGACCTTCCCAGAGTTCAAGGAGATGGAGGATATAATCCTTGAAATAATAGACATTGAGGAGAAAAAGTATGCTGAAACACTCAGGAGAGGTTCGGATCTTGTTAGAAGAGAGGTTGCAAAGCTGAAGAAGAGAGGGATTAATGAAATTCCTCTTGAGAAGCTGATAACGTTCTACGAAAGCCATGGCCTGACTCCGGAAATAGTCAAAGAAATAGCTGAGAAAGAAGGGGTGAATGTGAAGATTCCAGACAACTTCTACAGTCTGGTGGCAAAAGAAGCTGAAAAGCAAATAAAGGAGGAAGAGAAAGAAATCATAGACTTTGAGCTTGTAAAAGACCTTCCAGATACGAGAACACTGTATTATGAGGATCCCTTCATGAAGGAGTTTGAGGCTAAGGTTCTTAGGGTAGTAGATGACTGGGTAATCTTAGATGCGACTGCGTTCTATCCAGAGGGCGGTGGACAGCCGTATGATACTGGGGTTCTTGAGGTTAATGGAGAAGCAGTTAAGGTCGTTAATGTTCAGAAAGTCGGAAAGGTAATTCTTCACAAAGTCGAGAGGCCAGAGAAGTTCAAGGAGGGAATTAAAGTCAGGGGTAAAATTGACTGGGCCAGGAGAATACAACACATGAGGCATCACACTGGAACGCACGTTCTAATGGGAGCGTTGGTCAGGGTTCTTGGAAAGCACGTGTGGCAGGCAGGTTCACAGCTGAGCACTGACTGGGCGAGGCTGGATATAAGCCACTACAAGAGAATAACGGAAGAAGAGCTGAAGAAGATTGAGGAGCTTGCAAACAGGATCGTCATGGAGAACAGGAAGGTTACTTGGGAATGGCTTCCAAGAACCCAAGCTGAGCAGAAGTATGGATTCAGGCTTTATCAGGGTGGCGTCGTTCCTGGAAGGGAGATAAGGGTTGTGAAGATAGAGGACTGGGACGTTCAGGCCTGTGGTGGAACTCACCTGCCATATACTGGCCTTGTAGGTCCAATAAAGATCCTAAGAACTGAGAGAATTCAAGATGGCGTGGAGAGAATAATATTCGCTTGTGGAGAAGCTGCCGTAAAGGAATGGCAGAGGGAGAGAGATCTCCTTAAGAAGACCAGTCAGATACTTAGAGTTCCACCAGAAAAAGTGCCGGAAACTGCGGAGAGATTCTTCAATGAGTGGAAAGAGGCAAGAAAAGAAGTAGAAAAGCTCAGAAAGGAGCTAGCTAAATTACTAGTCTATGAGCTTGAGGGGAAGGTTGAAAGAGTTGGAGATGTTGAGTTCATAGGGGCTATTGTCGATGGAACAATGGATGATCTGAGAGAAGCTGCCAACAAGCTCAGAAAAGAGAACAGAGTTGTTGTCCTCATAGGTAACCAAGGTCACTTTGTGGTAGCTGTGGGAGATGGTGTCAATCTGAACGCTGGAGAACTTGCAAAGGTTATTACAAGTGTCGCTGGAGGGGGAGGAGGAGGTAAAAAGGAACTAGCCCAGGGAAGGGTAAAAGACATCGGAAAAGCAGAGAATGCTATAAAAGAGATAAGAAAAAGGCTTCTTTAG
- a CDS encoding alpha-amylase/4-alpha-glucanotransferase domain-containing protein: MVNFIFGIHNHQPLGNFGWVFEEAYEKAYWPFLETLENYPNMKVAIHISGPLIEWIQENRPEYFDLLKSLVRKGQVELVVAGFYEPVLAAIPKEDRLEQIKLMKEWARGLGFEARGVWLTERVWQPELVKTLKESGIEYVVVDDYHFMSAGLSKEDLFWPYYTEDGGETIVVFPIDEKLRYLIPFRPVEQVLDYLHSLDDGDESKVAVFHDDGEKFGIWPGTYEWVYEKGWLKEFFDKISSDEKINLLLYTEYLERFRPRGLVYLPIASYFEMSEWSLPAKQAQLFVEFVNDLRVRGVFEKYRVFVRGGIWKNFFYKYPESNYMHKRMLMVSKLIRHLPEARKYLFRAQCNDAYWHGLFGGIYLPHLRRAVWSNLIKANTYAKVGTLIRDVDFDGHEEVFLESEGFYAVFKPSYGGSLVEFSSKRRFVNYVDVLPRRWEHYHGSLDSAYDGGGVASIHELEKKLPEHLRGEVAYDKFRRFMLQDHVLPLDINFDDFRMARFTELENFLEGKYDFEIFENGINLWKEGENVKVEKSFRFLENGFVVDYSVEGREVVFGIELNVAVQSLMEKPEVMKTRELLVDDKYAIGKFKLEFDREVELWKFPVKTLSQSESGWDLIQQGVSYTIILRPSEEEKIRIKFLEV; this comes from the coding sequence ATGGTGAACTTCATATTTGGGATTCACAATCATCAACCTCTTGGAAACTTTGGATGGGTGTTTGAGGAGGCTTATGAAAAGGCATATTGGCCTTTCCTCGAAACACTTGAGAACTATCCAAACATGAAAGTTGCGATTCATATAAGTGGCCCTCTAATAGAGTGGATACAAGAAAACAGGCCGGAATATTTTGATCTACTAAAGAGTCTTGTAAGGAAGGGACAGGTAGAACTTGTTGTCGCCGGTTTTTATGAGCCTGTTCTCGCAGCTATACCGAAGGAAGACCGACTTGAACAGATAAAGCTCATGAAGGAATGGGCAAGGGGGCTAGGATTTGAGGCTAGGGGAGTCTGGCTCACTGAAAGGGTTTGGCAACCAGAGCTAGTCAAAACCCTAAAAGAAAGCGGAATAGAGTACGTGGTGGTTGATGATTACCACTTCATGAGTGCTGGGTTAAGTAAGGAAGACCTATTCTGGCCATACTATACTGAGGATGGAGGAGAAACTATCGTTGTTTTTCCAATCGATGAAAAGCTCAGATATCTAATCCCCTTTAGGCCCGTTGAACAGGTTTTGGATTACCTTCACTCTCTCGATGACGGAGATGAGAGTAAAGTTGCGGTTTTTCATGACGATGGAGAAAAATTTGGAATATGGCCCGGTACTTACGAATGGGTTTACGAGAAGGGTTGGCTCAAGGAATTCTTTGACAAAATCTCAAGTGATGAAAAGATAAATCTCCTTTTGTACACCGAATATTTGGAAAGATTTCGACCTAGGGGCTTAGTTTACCTCCCAATAGCCTCTTATTTTGAGATGAGCGAATGGTCACTCCCAGCTAAACAAGCCCAACTGTTCGTTGAATTCGTGAATGACCTTAGGGTTAGGGGAGTTTTTGAAAAGTACAGGGTTTTCGTTAGAGGAGGAATATGGAAGAACTTCTTTTACAAGTATCCGGAAAGCAACTATATGCACAAGAGAATGTTGATGGTAAGCAAGCTTATCAGGCATCTCCCAGAGGCTAGAAAGTATCTCTTTAGGGCACAATGCAACGATGCATATTGGCATGGTCTATTCGGTGGAATATATCTCCCCCACCTTAGAAGGGCCGTTTGGAGTAATCTCATAAAGGCCAATACATATGCCAAAGTTGGAACCCTGATAAGAGATGTAGACTTTGATGGGCATGAGGAGGTATTCTTGGAAAGTGAAGGCTTTTACGCTGTGTTTAAACCGAGCTATGGAGGATCTCTGGTTGAGTTCTCTTCCAAGAGAAGGTTTGTGAATTACGTTGATGTCCTCCCCAGAAGGTGGGAGCACTACCATGGTTCGCTTGACTCAGCTTATGATGGAGGGGGTGTGGCTAGTATACATGAGCTTGAAAAGAAGCTTCCAGAACATCTCAGAGGAGAGGTCGCGTACGATAAGTTCAGGAGGTTTATGCTTCAAGATCATGTTCTTCCATTGGATATAAATTTTGACGACTTTAGAATGGCAAGATTTACTGAACTTGAGAACTTTCTTGAGGGTAAGTATGACTTTGAGATCTTTGAGAATGGCATAAACCTTTGGAAGGAAGGAGAAAATGTCAAAGTGGAGAAGAGCTTTAGGTTCCTTGAGAACGGTTTCGTCGTTGATTACTCGGTAGAGGGAAGAGAAGTCGTATTTGGCATTGAGCTTAATGTTGCTGTTCAGAGCCTCATGGAGAAACCTGAGGTCATGAAGACAAGGGAACTTCTCGTAGATGACAAGTATGCCATTGGGAAGTTCAAGCTTGAATTTGATAGAGAGGTTGAGCTGTGGAAGTTTCCAGTAAAAACACTGAGTCAAAGTGAGAGCGGTTGGGATCTAATTCAGCAAGGGGTAAGCTATACAATAATTTTAAGGCCAAGTGAGGAAGAAAAAATAAGGATAAAGTTTTTAGAGGTTTGA